The sequence CTCGCGCACGTCACATCAAATCCCGAACTGTCACATTATCGTCGTGAAACTCGCCGCGGACTCGTCTGCTAATGTCAAAGCATATATTCGACTACGAACACGTACTTCTTATCGGATCTACGAGACTTTTCttgtaagaaattattaatcgtacgatttacagatatatcatttaatatttattttttactctcaCATAGCGATCATATCACGAGTGACAGCGATTTATCATAtcaatatatagtatacatcAATACTTTATAAGGGACCTGTCACAGGTAAATCTTACTGCCCTCTAGTGTTGAATTCATGTACTAGACATGGACGACGATGACGtacttaaatgaaaaatttaaaattcggtCTTTGCGTCACAATATCTCCACTCGTAGGTCACGTAgagtaaaaatagaaagttttttatacaaagaaaaCTCAAGCTTTAATTAAGcttagttagaactcgattgGTTTAGTCATTATTAAGATCTGATAATCTcaggtgctcgcaagtcgcgtactcgcgtatacatatatacacggGGCGGTCTCACGCTGcgcgttcacttggcgcgagacactaccgtgtctcttgataacTTCAGCTACAGTACTAAAGCCGCGCACTTCTATTCAAATTCGCATACTGTTATTTATGATACGATATCCTTTGAGTGTggattttatatgattattttattggcgatttattgtattaattaactgtttttttgaaagataattttgttataatatttttatttttattttataaatgttacgtattttttctcttttttttctaatggcttcataaatatcattttttacttttcacgAAAAATATACTTCATCAAAATGAACTACAGGTCCGCTGGATCTTGTGTGACAACAAGAGATCACACAAaagttattttgttaaaaattattatatacaagcTTTTTAggttattttttagaaaattaattttttgaattttattttatttttttagtaaattaaatctagTTATTTCGATTCaagatttgaaaattgtttttttttttaatatcttatttcaTCACTAGGCTAGAGTTCTAAAAACTAGAGAAACACAAATTCCCACCATACCCATACAGCACCGAAAGattacaaaaacattgcaGAAACCTTACATTGAAATCTTGTAATATTGCATGAACGTTGCGAaatgtttctgcaatgttACTGCAAGCTTGTGGCAACGCTGAAATGTCTGCCGAATatgagaaatattacaatgtaagaTTACTGCAATGTTACGGTGCAATGTATTTGATGCATTGAAACGCATTactataaatatgcataacaCTTCAAATTTAGTAGataaactttaagaatatATCCCAATcagcaataaaatgtttaaaaaatgtttttaaaatattttgaaatgttttgaaaaacatttttaaaaacgttttcaaaaacgttaaaaataatgggATAAGCGCCCTTTTTtggataaaaaaacatttattttaacattaaaattaatgttttttaaatgttataaagacgttttttaaaggtttaaagaaaatgttttttaaacgttaaagaaacgttttattaaaattattttttattaaatgttttattaaaaaataaaaaaatctaattatttctacggtaattttgtaagagaaagaaacCTACTTtacaacatgtttcagccagagagtcgtacctgttaaagcatgtttaatagtttaatatatctatacCTGAAAAAATGGTCACCCATCTAAGTGTCAACCCTCGCCGATgtcgcttgacttcgaagaccgtacgcatcctaacgcttcgtgatgatccatgaacacttcttgtttattcatacatatttgttatagatcattgcAATAGATGTCGTCAAaaggataaaacatgtatagttaacttatatttttataaataaatataaagttttacagtttttttactcatttttacatatgcgcgcaaaatagcatgttaaatgacttattaaaaagtctatttttgctttgttcgtataaaataaaaaaaattttttaaatgttattttttataattttttagtattattaatatgccacattgtCTTGATAAGTGtactttaaattctttatgttctgttttaatctacgtttcttaaagatttaatttacgcttttgtcatttttttattacattataattcactttccctttacacttgatttacgctccattaattgtagagataaaagatatgttggaatattatttggatgtaataggatattgtaagatattaacAGAATAtcttatatgaaataaataattaataaaaaatattaaaaaaccgttttcaaaattatattaaaattattttataaattaaatgaaaaattaataaaaaatacatattgaaaaagtattatataaacgtTACACAAATGTTTACTGAAACAgtcttttcaaataaaaaactaataagaaaatatatttacaaaatattaaataaacgtttaaaaatgtttactgaaattattttttaaaataaataattaataaaaaataaatatttataaaacattaaagaaccgtttaaaaaaatatttaggaaaatcattttcttaaataaataattaatgaaaaataaatattgaaaaaatattatataaacgttACACAAATGTTTACTGAAATAATCTTCTCAAatgaaaaactaataaaaaataaatatttacaaaatattaaataaacgtttaaaaaacgtttactGAAATTGTGTTgtcaagtaaataattaataaaaaataaatgtttataaaatattaaagaaatgtttataaaaatatttagtaaaatcattttctcaaatgaataaataatggcaaataaatattttaaaaatattaaaaaacgtttagaaaatgtttattgaaatcatttttccaaattaataattaataaaaacatatatttaaaaaatatttaaaaaaggtttaaaaagtgttttttagaaattattatttttaatgaatatttaatgaaaacaaaatattaaataaacattaaataaacatttttttccgaaataagtttagaaaatgaatatttaatgaagaaaaatattcaaaaaatatttttaaaacattgtttgcTGATTGGGATAAAGAcaagagagataaaaagaaattctttgCAATTTGTGTAACTTTATAATCTCTTTTATCCAAAATTTGGATGAAAAACTGAATTTACGCAAttgcaatgaatttttttcttatttctcttgaatatatatatattctcaaagtttatctattaaaatataaaatatattagaagcatagtagaaaattagaaaattattattacattttatataggaataaaaatttattaaatattctattatctaAGTAGtagtgtattatttttattaagtagcattattttttagttattgtcaaaagcaataatattaatgaatacatatatatgaatttcttagcattaatatttatagtcgaTTAATTGCATTGTTTGAGATTTATGATAGAACAgtaaattgaacaatttttcaaataaaaaaattaaattatatatgataattgtTCAGTTTactattctattataaatctcaaaaagattataacCTTTGGTATTAATATTGCACACAaatccaaatatttaaatctcacaaaactatttaaaaatgtcacaaaTGTCTTCTTACACGAAGTTGCACGCTATATTGGAACATTTgatgcatatattttaaatgtatatttttggaattttataatatttctacaatattacTGGAACATATcagtataatattgatattgcatGTTTCTGAAACGTCTCTGGAATAATACATTGCAACTCGTAATATTGTAACGTTGCAACAATGTTGCTGAAAgctgtgctgtatgggtaccGTCTCACATATAACCTcacatttaaaagtaattgtagacaaaccgttatttttaaaaacatctttataataattttttttattatcaaatagatctgtcattcaggatgttataatgttgtctgatttctgagtcaactatgacgcatcgttccgtaataacattgatacgagcgtgttatgttacgattatacaatttttgttgaataactgtaatgccaaaacgatgtataacagctatatcacttgcgtataacaaatgttacGTAACATAGGTTATTTCCAtatcatatagcacctacatatcacaagaataacaatgttaaattacatgtaacttccatgttatattgccgctataaaatgtgttcactgggtagttacaaatttattttaacttccCAGATTCGTGTAGATTAACAATTTGTGCGGGGTCATGTTACCTTCACGGCATGATTATCACACCGCATGCACGAACGCATCATACTCGCTTCACGAAGATTTTGGCATACGTGTGCGCATAGAACCCTGATAGCATAGAAAAGTTTCTGCAATGTTGCAAAGACGTAACACTGAAATGTTGAAACTACAGTTACGTTACGTTATGTCTCTGCAATGTTTCTGTAAGGTTGCAGCAATGTCAAAATGTCCGCAACaacgtttttgaaatattacggGAATATTACTACGGAAATATGACTCAGGTAGTAAAAgtcgccgttattttgacgttttagaaaatattttgagtatatgtcctatatatgcagcaCTTCCAtcgtgaaaatattgaaataacataattataatgtaaaaaaaatttacgttgtttctcaacaagcctTGTTATccccaccacaccatagtcacatctGACATTGCCTAACTTCTGCGGTCACCCAttcaactctgaaccgccgtcgacattgcttgacttcgaagatcgtacgcaactTAGCACTTTGCAATGATCCCTGAACACTTGAtactcatgaatacatatttgttatagatcagttcaatggatgtcagaaacatgaaacgtatagttacataatatttataaataaatataaatatgtatgtataaatatagatgtacagtttttttactgatttttacatatacgaaataacatgtggaataacttataaaaatatgtttttgttctattcttttgataaaactaaattatatctcagacagcacacaatatttataaaatatttacaaagtatttataatatttatttgaatattttataaatatttatccaaatattttataaatatttttgtgatctTAGTTTTGACAGATCATAAAGacttatcataaatattataaaaatatttatgaaatatttataaatatttacaaaatattacttgtacaaatctttattttttatttaccataaataaattatatataattatatatttatttaccataaacaCACCTATAACCCACATGCATATACATGAGGATGCCATGACATGAGACGTAACTTGTATAATGCTCTTTGGCGCTGTACTCGCGTTGCCGAGAATGTGCGCCAAACATATCATATGAAAGGtttcagaaattttgtatttgtaatattacaaaatactaCATTGCAGgtacattttaaatgtaaagtttCAATCAAGATGATTGCAGAAATGTTGcaaatgtaatgtttaaaaaaaaggtagtctcagaaatattacaaatgtgatGATACACAATTGAAACATTGAAACGTCTCTGCAACATAACTGAAACTCTTTGTGCTATCAAGGAAGGTCGCACTATGTCATTACGTGTGATTACATGTGTGATGGTACAGTGATTACGCACACGTGATGGCATAGTGaacacacacaatatttaacattacctaagattaaaaattttatagaagaaaaaaatattagtttttttaaagaaacggAAAAATTTTAGGTATtaggtatatatattataatatatatacctaatatctaaaaataccACGCGcgatttattatgttataacatttaataacaaaataccCGCATAGCGATTAAAATAgcatttatattgtaattgttattttattatatcattattatttttattattttatttaattattatgcaaattGTGTGGGTATATAATGAGATCGTGAAATGTGTTAATCATTCAAGCTCGATCTCCAATCGAACTTTTCCTTAGCTAGTGGTCCGGCCGGTCAAGCGCGATCCATGCGCGCATCTTAAAGACTATTCTATAATTGCGTAAACGTAAGGTTGTAGGAGTAGTAGTAGTCATAAATGTTGTACCAAGGATCAATCTACAATAGAGTAAAGATGCGTAATAAACTTGATCACAGCAACCGATCAGAGTGCAGTGTATATTTCGAATGTGGATGGTGTAGTTGTTCAtcatgattaaaaaaaatactacaatagaaaaaaagaatactttTGGATGCCGAGAAAGAATGTTATAACTTGAGATTCTTGAGATCTTTAAAGCGGTCTTCGGATCATGTGTATTTTCGGCCAAACAATTATGGCGGTATGCGGCATGATGACATGAACAGCACTTTGATTGGTTAGATCTTACGTTCACATCTGTGTAGTCGTGAAAGATGGAGTTCAACCATCTTCCGCAACACACTCTACAACCGGAAGTACCACTTTACAACTACGCCTTACAACACTCTTACAACCACTTACGGTCAcgtttatgcaattatagAATAGCCTTTAAGATGCGCGCATGGATCGCGCTTGACCGGCCGGACCACTAGCTAAGGAAAAGTTCGATTGGAGATCGAGCTTGAATGATTAACACATTTCACGATCTCATTTTACATCTAGCAACCAGCGTTGCCAACCTATGAACGCTAAGTTATCGTActcaagctttaaaattacCGTGTTTACCTCCAAATTatcgtacatttttattgtaactgttttacaaaatcaatGACCTTTTTTTAGTCTGAAGGGCCTAAATACATAGAAAATGCATAGCATAAGACCGCTATGCTGGGTCCATAATCATCTTATATGTAAATTGGAAATCAAtggccagtattcatagtcaaatcttatttcaaaatcgtctcaagcaatagGTTTGTTCGCGTTGCTTGaaattccccccccccccaaattTTTTGCACTTTAAACGAGATAAGTATATACTTGAGCACTGGAGGAAAAGAAAGCGAAGATCGAGTGCGAAAAGTGCAAGTAACGCGAACAGGcccaatgtcttaagatgctaatatggctctgtgattggttgatggtaccttaagatgatcttaaatattgttaaatattttctgttgtATTAAGAAATGTTGTATTAGTTGAAAATGAAATAGCTATAATAACAttgtataaatcatatttttaataattacattttgttaaatagcATATAAAATACGAATATCTTTTCATAGTGTTGAAACTTGCATTATTTCTAGAAACATCTTTAGTTGTTTAGACGATATGTTTCGTATTTAtgtgtgtaaatttataaaattttgagtgtttttaatataaggattattttctttataatgttgtgtataaaaataatgataatatgcattatatattatacaataatacactgtcttatataattttaaaattgtcatgTATATGACGGTTACTttaaatgtcttaaaaataTCGTGTCATGTcatgttttttaatgtctttaaatgtcttttaatgtctttttatgtttataaaatatatagatatatagagttttctttaatttaacgttCTTATAACtgcaataatacatattatatatttaaaaaagtagggTATAAGGTAAGAGCAATTGATGCTCAAATGACCTGCACGCATGTGGCACTCACGCGTGCGAGTCATATGAGCATCAATTGAGGACGCATCTGTCTAGCACTATAAGTTCACGCCGTGCAAATTATCCGCACGACGTATGTACATGCATCGTGAGCACACTTAGCGAGCATTTTGTTATCTGGGATACATCATAATATCTCGCTATTAAATTGACATTTTGTGATATAGTCCGATATTAATTATGCTAAGTAATGTATCAAATAATGGTTTTGTATagaagcaaaaataattttttaataaaaatattccatatttgtataaaaagctTGATATTGTTCCTAGAATGTTCGCAAGAATGATTTGTAGtatcacttttattatttgtcataACATTATATCTGAGTGCGCGAAATGTTAGTTCTATGTTTCGTGAACTTCGattactaataatttaaaaaatatagctttgacatttttgtattagaaTTTTTGTGGAATATTCCAAAAAAATCCGTTCTTGAAAGAACATTTGATTTTGGAAGACactctgtataaaataaaataaaacagtttgatgaaattaagttttaataaaatgttaatataattttagtaaaatttaataaaatatatatatgtatatctgcAGTCGCTCTATTTTTaggcaaaatgtaaaaaattacagtcGCGCACATAGTCGTGTGGTAAATGTCTttgtaatgatattaattataaaattgtagcgGATTATCGGTTTTTAATAGATgacaaatattaatgtatttattatagaaattgtTTCAGAATATTAACATAATCGCATTTGTTTCAGGCCGATACGTAGGATCGCGTCCGATAAAGCTTCGGAAGAGCTCTtggaaacaaagaaatttagaaaCCGTAcgcaagaaagagaaagaaaagcaaGCGTTGATCGGTATGCTTACTGGTCGATGATGAGATGAAATTCCCGTTATTGTGTTTTGATTGTTTGCTACaacagttatataaataattgatgacTGTTTTAATCATTTGGAACAAGAGAACGTATCAGAAGAACAAATTACAGTGAATTATGTTGATGATACTCAGTTTCACATTGTCAACTATTTTGTGAGAGAATACACCAATAAAATCGtagttacaaatttattacatatttggaaatttattttttgatgttATCCTTGAATGGATGTGAATTGTTCACTTATTTTCCTTTAAGATAAACGACAATtccgtatttaaaaaaaatattgagaaaacttgattcaagttttttcaatatttttttaatatgaaattgtcgtttaccttaaaaaaaattcaacagaAATATTTACTCAAaggatgtatatataaaaaacatttattttaaacaattaaaaaataaaaattattattattttctatttttaagtttctctattttcaaaatgtgcAGAATCTTATGCAACATATTGAACATATCAAATTGATAAAAGACAATCAACGAAAGATCGGTTGATGtctaaataattgaaacttagGTTAATTAGGCCTGAGATGAacgataaaagatatataatgaaaaatagaaTGGAAGAATTGTTAGCAAGTCTAAATCTGGGTGAGCGTGGGGAGCTGGAGATTGATCCACTCGGGGTACACAGGCAGTTAAACCAAATCGTTACAttcattctctctttctcgctctaggaattgtatattatacaattataaaaatttagttaaaattacatttaaaatgcattcatatattaaaatgtcctttttaaaaattagattactcaaaacaaaatatggatcattaaataaatttaatatttaattcgtaaattaagtttatatgaaataacgaAATATTGTCTTTTTATGTGAGACTGGATTTTtcttttaccatttttttttaaatataaaacaattttaaatttagaaaaaaagttaataagttcccatttatgtgtttaaaaataattaaataaataattacagtcagaaattaattattttaaaattaattaaattaaaaatgagttttatttaactttaaaaaagtttaactttttctatgtaattaaattaataagctattaactttaattttagtttaaaaacatAACTCACCTAATCCTTAGAACTCTAAATTTCGCATAGTGAAAATTAAACTGTggtttaattgaaataaaattgtgaaattgTGTTCAAATGATTTGccactatataaaaattaaaatttactcttaTACGATTGAGTCGGATTCTTATAGAAgtaattttctaatcttttaatgaataattgcACAAACTCAAATTTCACTCTACAAGATTTAGAGAAAGTTAAACGTCGTTGGATATTGTTGACATTATCTCTTGAGATATGTGTCTGCGAATAATGCAGGTTTATAAGGGTGGAAGAAACGAGAAAGGTGAAAGACATGGTGATGGAAAGACTCTATTACCGAACGGTGATATGTATGTTGGACAATATCATAACGGGGTTAGGCATGGCAAAGgtatttatgtattcaaaAATGGTGCCCGATATAGCGGCAGTTGGAGAGATGGACAAAAATATGATCAGGGGATCTTTTGGTACCCTGACGGAACGCGATACGAAGGTACGAAAAAATACTatagagaattttttcttagaatttccttttttcttagAATCCTTAAAATCATAGTAATCATGGTAATCATTGAATAATCAtagaattacataaattttataaaatctactataactttagtaaattttactatataatttattataattattacacaggaccacaaaaatttttttctttatttacaaGAACCAGAGGAGATGCTCTGTATAGATTTCGAGGTGCTAAATTCGAATCTATTGCCCGTTTTGCTCCTACTCGTgaagttttttgtaaatctCGAAAATATGTGATTTGtacattaattcattaatactattaaaacattaaaaaattttttgaatttgtttataacaaaatttgtttaaacaaattacaaaaatcaactttttaagaaaaactaaTAGCGCCATTCGATTGTATGGGAAAAATTATATGGAAATCAATAGTTACTTTTCCGATTCTCCCCCCTTGCCCCGCTGGTCTAGCCATGGACCGTAACGGATGCaaagataaattgtttattatattactacagcaaaataaacatttttggcAATGTAATACATGATttccatgtaatttttctcgtaCAATCGAGTGGTgctattagttttttttcaaaaaatctattttcgtaatttgtttaaacaaaatttgttataaacaaattcaaaaaatttttttcacgcctaaaatatttttttcacttgaAGTGAAGCTGCTAATAGTTACTTTTCCGATCCCTCGCTGGTTTAGCTATGGACAGTAATGGGTACAgagataaattgtttataacattactacagcaaaataaaaaaacatttttggcaATGTAATACATGATTTCCATGTAAATTTTCCCGCACAATCAAATGGCGTTATTAGTTTTTCTTGAAAAGTCGATTTtcgtaatttgtttaaacaaattttgttataaacaaatgtaaaaaatttttttatgcctAAAATGTTCTTTTGATCTAAAGTAAAGCTTCCAATAGTTACTTCTGCAATCCTTTCGTTGGTTTAGCCATGGGTATTATTGGGTTAGTAGTTAATGTACAAATCAcatattttcaagatttacaaaaaaacctGACGTATAGGAGCAAAGCGGGCAACAAATTCAGCACCTCGAAATCTATGTAGAGCACTTTCTCtgatttttgtaaatagagaaaaaaaatttgtggtcttatattattaattaattaattaataatatagaactattaattaattaataataattttactaataaatttattataatttttatagttttatattatatttttattaaaattatagaaaaattcatTAAGTACTGTGTTATCCCGtgattatcataattttgaatgtaaattttaagacagaaaattctttccgtgtatacGAAAATAAGATCTGAATCAGACTGGAAGAAGTCGCACGGTGAGGCACACGGGCACATCGAtacatttatgtgtatattcatacaaatatttttatgtcgcACGTCAGAAATCTTAGAGAATCTAAAAGTATGCCAAGAATTCGAAGGAAGAGTGAATTGTTGCGTTCTCGAATCGCAGCAATCCGCGAAATTTACATTAAGGGGAGAGACCCCTCTCTAATTCGAAAgttcaaacaa is a genomic window of Monomorium pharaonis isolate MP-MQ-018 chromosome 7, ASM1337386v2, whole genome shotgun sequence containing:
- the LOC118646745 gene encoding radial spoke head 1 homolog; the protein is MNDKRYIMKNRMEELLASLNLGERGELEIDPLGVYKGGRNEKGERHGDGKTLLPNGDMYVGQYHNGVRHGKGIYVFKNGARYSGSWRDGQKYDQGIFWYPDGTRYEGTKKYYREFFLRISFFLRILKIIVIMVIIE